In Amia ocellicauda isolate fAmiCal2 chromosome 7, fAmiCal2.hap1, whole genome shotgun sequence, the genomic window CCAGTAGTTCACAACAATCCCACAATGCAATCAAAGGTCGGATACAACTGCATGGGACGATAGTGTTCTACTTCACTGAACCATGCCAAAAGCCTGTCCCTGAGATAAACCTTCAAATATAATAGGAGAGGATACAGACTTCTTCCTGATAGTTATTGAGTAGTGTAGGCACTCCAGACTTAATTGATCCACATTGGAAATGGCCATGACACAGAGGTTAGGAGCAATCCACAGTCATTGGTTAAAGTCACACAACACGCTATCCGAGTCGGTCATATGCAACTCCTGCTCATGTCAAACGGCTCCCCAGAAACCTGAAATAAAAAGCCATGACCTGTAAAATAAATGAGCTGTCTGAATGATGTTTTAAGGACTTGTCATAAACAGGTTACAACATGTTTATCCATAGTTTTGTTCTCAAattacaaacattaaaacaaggtgcttttgtatttttacacCGTTTTCAGATTGTGTAATACATAATGGGGATACGTAACGCATTTAACTGTGGTGCACCAGTGTAAGAAATGCAGTAGTTGTTCAGTTTATCCCATTGACTTTGGTTCCTGCTTATTTGCAGTTATTCCATACAAATCAAGCCATGAAAGTCTAAACCATGTCGGAGAAGAAAAAGAGGTGAGATGCTGATATTTCTACAGTGAAATgtgaaggggggaaaaaaggatattatattttgcaaatgttttcCTGCATACTGACTTTAGACAGATTATTAGTAAGACTGTAGAAGCAGGAACAATAAATGATTTCTGGTTTTGTGGAACATTTTATATTGAATATTAATGGCATTGTATTGAAAAACTATTTAATTGACTGAAAAACATggagggaagaaaataaataatattctgAAAACAGCATTTCTTGAACACATTTTTTGGAAACTGACCTTTtcagaatgtattattttttggaaGATCATGTCATTTAAACATACTGACTGTCAAAGATTACAGCAGTCAGCTTTATTACATTCATCTCAATCTTTATTAATTCTCTCCAGGGTTGGGTGTCCTAGCAATTGATGTTTGTTTCCCTACTTATTTCCTTTGAAATAACGTTTTTCCTGCCATGTAGAGTGAGATTTGCCAATCGCTACAATAAAGGAACACTGACAGGCAGAGAAATTAGCAGATTAGTGCTTTCTGGCACGTGAATCCACATTGGAAAAGCCTGCTGTCCATTCTGCAGCCTAAATTGTCAATTAAAAACCTGTTTCCCAACATAAGTCCTGAAACGTTTCATAAAAAGAGCCAGCGAAATGTCAGACAAATTAAAACGGTAGGTCAAGCTTTGCAGTAATAGGGCTGGAGATGCACTGTGTGTATTAAAGCCTTGCGCTATTGATTTCCATTACTGCagctaataaaataacatttacatcACTGTTAACGCAATTGATTGATTAACAGGCTAATTCTGAACATTCATGATGGCTAACCTCTGTGTGTTTCACCATCATAGGCTATGAGCAGCAGAGAAAGTGGGAAGGTTCCGTCCAGTTTAGGCCTGGCCGACTTTGATTTGATCCGTGTCATTGGCCGAGGAAGCTATGCCAAGGTGCTCTTGGTCCGACTAAAGAAAACCGAACGCATCTACGCCATGAAAGTGGTGAAGAAGGAGCTGGTCAATGACGACGAGGTAAAACCAACAAAATCCTTTCCCTTCCTTCCACAGATTGTACGAGTACTTTCTTTATGGCTTTAGCTTCTGTATGTTGTCTGCATCTCTCCCATGCTAGTATTAATGTATTCTAGGGAAGAGTGAAAAAACTAAGGTTCGAttcccattttatttttccccatttaTCAAGCTGACACCTTATAATCCCACCTCaaccaattcaattcaattcagatCACCAGATCACGATCCACACAGTCACTTTGAAAGGTGGAGAGGAAGTGATTGAAAAGCTCATGAACTGAGTCTGAACTGACTTGAAGGGAGAGGAATTGGTAGAGCTCTGATTAGAAGGACTCATCTGGATAAATAAAGGGTGAATGCAATCTTTTTAACAGCACTTGCAATGACCGGCCTTGTTAATTACTCATGAGTGATGGTGTTCATGTGCAGAACTTGTACGATACAAGTTGCATTTTTTGTGAATCCTCTGTCATTCCCTCACCTGTCAAGTTTGCATCTGTCCAGCCTTGAAGTTGTCTTCCCCTCTTGCAGACTGAGATAGGTGGTCAGTCCTCATCCCCTTCAAATGCATGTCCTTTGTTCTGAGTTCGCTGTCctgtcacttatcattttggtAGCCCCATTGACATAGACAGGATATGCCAAAAGCAAGGCTGAAGTCTCTTATGTGGCTGAAGTGGATTACATGTAATGCCCTTCAGAAATGCCCCTTCcccttttcatatatattttttttctttccctctcctGGTTTGTAGGACATTGATTGGGTTCAGACAGAGAAACACGTGTTCGAGCAAGCATCTAACCACCCCTTCCTTGTGGGCCTGCATTCGTGCTTCCAGACAGAGAGCAGGTAACCCCCAAAACTTCACTGCTGGAGCAATGTTTTATAGAAATGCACCACACCTGGCACATTCAGATGACTCACTGTCAACTTATTGTTCATCTCAATGAACCTTTGATACTTAGCCCTACCTCTGtgtatatgtgagtgtgtggcTTTTTATGCTGCATCATACACGTTCTGCCAAAACCCACCCAAATTACACAATGCAGTGTTCACCAAGTGTGGGAAAGGATGCGGTTCAAAAACCTGGTATTGAATTTCTTGGAAGTTGGCAGtgccagttctgcttttgtcatCTCAAAGGCCCCTCAGCATAAATTGAAtgtagtgttcagtgcagtgatCCTGTACTTGAATTCATAGAGAAATATCTTCAAAGCTGTTCTTACCAATGAATCAATATAATcaattttatacaaatataaaaaaaagtagATAATCTAGATTTACGAGCTGTATTGCTTTGTCCTGTTCTATAGAAACACTGATGCTAGCTATATGCTTATCCGtatgtatattgttttatttgctcTTCATTCATTATGTAGTCACGTTAttggtatttgtgtatttttagtcCAAGATTAACTAAAGCTTCAACTCAATTACCAGTCGCAATCTACAAACTTTGTAAAGAACAGGTTTTCATTGGTTAGAAATAAGAAGCCTCAGACAAAAAAGTGAGCCTCAATTAAGGGGGTTGAGTGTTTGTTTCCATCGTGGATTGTGTGAGTTTTATAGTGACCTTTCTGTAAAGTACATTTTTCCTCTTTGTTCTCACCCAGGCTGTTCTTTGTTATTGAGTATGTGAACGGCGGGGATTTGATGTTTCATATGCAGCGACAAAGAAAGCTTCCTGAAGAGCATGCCAGGTAGAAGgagttcattattttttattagggaATTGTGGATTTCTTAGGCCTACTGCACTCTCCCCTGCTTATTATTCACCCAAGCCAGCCTACTTGGACTCGATATGGTTTCATAAGCCTGAATCTGCTGATTAAGTTCAGGGGATATGGGCTTTATCTGTTTTGTTACTTTAAGTGTacagctggatttgtgtgttatgAATAACTGCAGTTATTGTGAACAGTGAATAGAAGTATTTATATTCCCTCTCAGGTTTTATTCAGCAGAAATCAGCCTGGCATTAAACTACCTTCATGAGCGAGGCATCATCTACAGAGACCTGAAACTGGACAATGTTTTACTAGAATCCGAGggacacatcaaactcacagaCTATGGCATGTGTAAGGTGTGTGAGCAGTCCATTGAGGCAAAGCCCTTTCTCTCTTACATCTTCATTGATCACCTTAATTGAGCATGACAAACTAGATTCCTAACTgcctaattaaaatatttaaagattttttGAAAAATGTCTATAAGACCTTAAGAAGGGTCGTATATCTGtataaaaacaaacccaaaacacATGCCATATAGTGTCTCTTATTGTTCTTAAAATATGTCTTTTGATATTAAGTCCATTCTTATAAGAAAAATCAATCATTCAAATAAAGGACTGATGAGGCACAGTTTCCTAGACATCCAATTAAAGGACTCTGGGATAAGATGCATTGCTGCCTGTGGGGACGAGTGTTGATTGGACATTTCTCTCTCAGGAAGGACTACGACCTGGAGACACCACCAGCACTTTCTGCGGCACTCCTAATTACATCGCCCCGGAGATcctgagaggagaggattatggTAATTATTTACAGCTGTTCTCTGTAAAAAATACCTTCATTTACAAAGCCAGGTGTAAATTGTTCAAACTGTTTTGCATTGCTTAGATCGGCTGTCACTGTTAAAACCAGAAACAAATTGTCGAGCTGGAGGATTACAAATCTGTAGCAAAGTGAAATCAAGGACGTGTTGTGTAGGTTTGAAAGTGGGTTATCTGTGTAATGCCTTTATgcctatatttgttttatttctgtaggATTCAGTGTGGATTGGTGGGCTCTGGGAGTCCTCATGTTTGAGATGATGGCGGGACGATCACCTTTCGACATTGTTGGCAGCTCGGACAATCCTGACCAGAACACAGAGGACTACCTCTTCCAAGGTAAAGTGCTATGGTAGCAGATGTTTGTACAGTGTCCTAAAACTGCATGAAGTCCGAGGCCTTCATGAAACAAGAGCAAATCTCTCAATTTCATGCATGTAAGtgttaattctgtttttttgtttttagttataTTGGAAAAACAAATTAGAATCCCAAGATCCTTGTCCGTCAAAGCTGCTAGTGTCCTGAAGGGATTCCTCAACAAGGTAGGATAACAAACTGTACATGAATACTGATCCATCCAAAGGTTACTGATACTTGTATAACAGTACAATTAAAACATCTCTTTTCATCCCAAGGACCCCAAGGAGCGTCTTGGTTGCCATCCTCAGACGGGCTTTGCTGACATCACAGGCCATCCCTTCTTCCGCAATGTCGACTGGGACCTTGTGAGTAGAAGGCTCCCATCCAAATGACTATTTCtgttgtgcttttgtttttcttttggttcACTTTCTTGAGGCCTGATGTGATGTCACACACTTTGCTTGTCTGCAGTGTTAaatcgtattattattattattattattatttttcatacaaCCAGTGGCCATttatgatgaaaaaaaaaacatgcatccatccatccatccattttcgaaaccgcttatcctggtgagggtcacggggaagccagagccgatcccggcaggcatagggtgcaaggcaggaatacacccaggatgggatgccagtccatcgctgggcgatttaaaaaaaaaaaaaacataatacatcaAATGTGTCCTGATATcgctccttccctccctctgtgcCTCACTTCGCTCTCACTCTTCCATACCAAATTCACCAGCAGGCCTGCAGGTGGAGCTGCTCTTGTTGCAACATAACCCTGCTGCCCAGGACAGAGCTGCAGATTATAACTTGGCATATACAGGCTGGAGACAACTTCATTATGTATCGCAGCTAGTCTAAACAAACCCGTTATTCCACATGGAGTCTGCCATGAGGAAATCCATTGACATGTCTGAATTACCTTACCTGACCTGCACTCCACTGCTGCTCTGGGTTGACCCTGTTTGTTCTCATGCAGATGGAGCAGAAACAAGTGGTTCCACCCTTCAAACCCAACATTTCCGGGGAATATGGTCTAGATAACTTTGATGCTCAGTTTACCAACGAGCCTATTCAGCTCACCCCCGACGATGAGTAAGTAGCCTGATCTCTTAACCCTTTCACCTTCCCTCAACGCAAACTGTTTTCTACATGGAAGCCCAGAATAGTAAATGAATCAATGCTGTAAAATTAAGAGACATAAAGAATTCTCGatggaattgtactaaccattCTATATAATCCGTAGAAGTAGTTGGGGGTGCCTGTGTTGCATAAGTACATTACAGGATGTGTTTTCCTCACTTTATGTTGTTGAAAAGGTTGAGGCATCGCAGATCTGATCCTAccgataattaaattaaaatgctcaTTTGCATCTCATTATGCAAGTTTATTATGTGAGTTTGCAAGGGGACTCAGCCAGCAGTTGTTGTTCCCTCCCCCCACAATTTATTACAATTTATTACACAGCCTAAAATGGAGTCCATTTAATGGCATCTtaattttacctttttttttatgACCTTATATTATTATCTGATAACATCTTCTgcccatctttttttttctgcctgGTTTCCAAAtgtcttatttaatttgttttgaaaaaacaacaaaatcacaTCTGAGCCACAAATGAGTAAACTATCTAAGTCTGTAAAATACAGAGaggtaaaaacattatttttctgtgaAGTGTCGACATAGGACTTTTATGGCatacttatttttgtttgaaatgggATTGTTTTATATGTGATTCACCTGTTTAATCCTTTGAATTAACAACAGCTGCATGTATGTGAACAAATAGCAAATACCTTTACCAGGTTTCATCTTACTGTTTTTCTGTGCTGCCATTTGGTTTCTATATTAAATGGCAATTGTGCCCAGTGTTTCCATCTAATCTCAGCTGTCCCTtttcacttttttccccccttccccTCCATTTTCAGTGATGCGGTCAAGAAGATTGATCAATCAGAATTTGAAGGCTTTGAATACATCAACCCCCTTTTGATGTCTGCAGAGGAGTGTGTCTGAAAGGATCTACACTAAGTCATCACTATGgcctttttaaaaagaaatcctGCATGGTTAAAGACCCTACTGTTTTGGAAGCTGTCGTTCTTTAAAACGCatctaaaaacattttaatgccaGCTGCTAATGTCAAGCTGATCTCATACTTGGCCATTTATAACCACTACTTaagtgtattattttgtatcctGTAACCAACATAAATCTGATGgtcaatatatattattattattattattattattgtcacacCTGCTTATAATGACTGTCTCAGTGACCAATGAGATTTAAAGTTTATGTCCGGGTTACTGAcgaaaggaggaggaggaagatggatggGCGGTGGAGGGAGTATAAAAATAGGAGATTCATCAATGCTTATCTTTTTAGCAAATGGTGTTTGACATACGTTTCACTGTGCACTTGCAAAGTAGATGTAACACAAAAGTGAAATCTAGTGAAATTGCACTCTGGAAAGTGCGCGACTCGCCACTGCAATCTAAACCACCAACATGAAAAGTATACAGAATTGCGGTAGTTTATATATTTGCATTGCCCCCCCAAGTgtaaaatttaaaatgaaatctgttttattttttctttgttttcttttcattggaAAAACTCAACATCTGTAGTAACACAAATATTCAATGAGCCTTGTGTGTTAATGGGAGAACATTTGATTGGATTTTGTGGAGatacatacacagacatacaaaaATTTGGGCTGCGTTGTGGGGTGCAGTTCTAGAAGAATGCCACCAAGAATGAAGGGACATCGGAGCCAATAAATATTACTGTAAATATGTGTTAAAGAACTGTGAATGGTACATGAGATTTCTATCATTAGGTTACAATAGTTTTGCAGATCTGCAGAACCTGTGTGTTCAAACAGGGACCaattatttgttatatatatatataatgtatgtatgtatgtatatatatatatatatatatgtatatatatatgtatatgtgtgtatgtgtgtgtatatatatatatatatatatatatatatatatatatatatatatatataatgtatatatacatgtatatatcagcattttaaaaacagtaatCGAAACAAAAATCACACGTTGTACCATAGTCCCATGGGTGTTTTTAGTAGGACAAATTGTTTAGTTGCAAGAGATCACACTGTTTAGTTACTTTCAGGagaaaatttttttttttgttttttttttaaatatatattttttatgttttgtatttctaaaaCAATCCATTGCCTTTCAAATGTTACTTtcagtgtgttttatttttctactatTTCTTTGCCATGAAACTGATTATTGGAAGCAAGGGGATGatatgcattgttttcttttcttttttctttcttttttttttataaatgtctgcagtttctttccATACCTGTGTCCCTTCCAGTAGTTGCAAATATTCAAATAGTCAGATAAGCAACTGGCCAGTACAATCCATATTCAATTCAATTCGAGGAAGGTTGGCAGGTTGTATATTAGTTCTTCCATGACTTGGAAATGGCACCCCTAATCTGATCAGTAGGGATCTTTATCCAAGGAAAATATACACAACTACATTTCCACTAACCAGTATAGGAGTCCATCTAGCTTTCCCTTTGAGCTGGAGAATGAATCTGCAACAGATGATCCCAGCACACAAGAAAAGTATAGCACAGTGCACCTGtgtatgtttttctgtttcataTCAAACCTATCCTTGTAGAAGCTTGCAAATGAAAGTCAGATGGTCACAGAGCTCAGATCACTATCTCCCCCTGTGCATCTGATCCGGGGGCTCCCCCAGCTGTGTGTCCGTATTTGGAGTGGAAGGAGGGCGGGCCTGTGGGTCTGTACCTCTCTGTTTAAGCCTTTTATCCATGTAGTGAATGGAAACTGCTGTTGAGAAACCGTAGCTTGAATATTGCAATGATGTTTTTGAtgctaatgttttgttttttagttttgtttgtttttaaagtttttcaCTGTTATTTGATTAATAATGAGTAGGACCTATCACATAAAAACAAATTTCTAAGATAAATTTGTTAGAACTGGAAAACATCTTTCACTTTGATTGGGTGCAAATTCATACAGTTGATCTGCTCTTGTTAAAAACTCATCtaagtaattatatataatcacacacacacacacacacacacacacacacacacacacacaaacaactctggaaaaaattaaaagaccatttaacattgatttctgaacttggagtggtctcttattttttcccagagctgtgtgtgtatgtgtgtgtgtgtgtgtgtgtgtatatatatatatatatatatatatatatatatatatatatatatatgtgtgtttgatgTGTAGTTATAACTCAACATCTGAAGGATAAACGCAAATATTGTATGCAACCGCATACAAGCTATAGGAATTCTTTTGGCCTACCATTTTTGTTGAAGTCATAATAGACTTTCTTTCAGTTTCTCATTTTCCCACATTCAGAACAAATCAGTTGGTTTGGGGGCTCATGGTAAAAGGAAAAGCAAAATCTTTTTTCTACACTGTTagttttctatttaaaaactaaaaaaataagtttttgtttttgtttagaagATGTTACATATTTCATAACACTAGTTTAAGCagctcattttaatattttaatttcattggGTGAAGAGTCTATTGTAAAGTATTTGCAGATCAATTATAGGTAAGACCACATGACAAAATGGTAGAATTGGGTGGACAAGGAGGCTGAAACTTTTAAATACTGTGGTAAATTACTTTATAAACAATGCATTGCTTTAAATTATTCTATTTTCTTCCATTTTTAAAATTTCAATGGGATTTATGCTACTGCTCTACTGTAGCTTTTAAAGGAgaatttctttttatttccagcTGGCTTTTTCCAATTGTAGTACAGCCATGTGATTGGTGGTCTCTTAACA contains:
- the prkci gene encoding protein kinase C iota type, whose protein sequence is MMPTLRDSTMSHPGENPHQVRVKAYYKGDIMITHFEPSISFEGLYTEVRDMCCMDNEQLFTMKWIDEEGDPCTVSSQLELEEALRLYELNKDSELIIHVFPCVPEKPGMPCAGEDKSIYRRGARRWRKLYCANGHTFQAKRFNRRAHCAICTDRIWGLGRQGYKCINCKLLVHKKCHKLVTIECGRHMIQEPIMPMGPHSTPSDHLEPVIPYKSSHESLNHVGEEKEAMSSRESGKVPSSLGLADFDLIRVIGRGSYAKVLLVRLKKTERIYAMKVVKKELVNDDEDIDWVQTEKHVFEQASNHPFLVGLHSCFQTESRLFFVIEYVNGGDLMFHMQRQRKLPEEHARFYSAEISLALNYLHERGIIYRDLKLDNVLLESEGHIKLTDYGMCKEGLRPGDTTSTFCGTPNYIAPEILRGEDYGFSVDWWALGVLMFEMMAGRSPFDIVGSSDNPDQNTEDYLFQVILEKQIRIPRSLSVKAASVLKGFLNKDPKERLGCHPQTGFADITGHPFFRNVDWDLMEQKQVVPPFKPNISGEYGLDNFDAQFTNEPIQLTPDDDDAVKKIDQSEFEGFEYINPLLMSAEECV